The following is a genomic window from Onthophagus taurus isolate NC chromosome 1, IU_Otau_3.0, whole genome shotgun sequence.
ATTAAcggtaatattatttttaaacgcGTAATATAGGGTCCTACTTCATCGACAAAAAAGTGAATAATAGGGAAGGATGGAGCCCATTTGGTTTATTATTCCCGATAGATAGTCGCACATTCAGAAttaaaataacagaaaaacCTGTAGTAGTCGTTGGGTATCGCTACTCTTAGACCCAACAAAGGTTATGTGTATTAGTTGTATACTAACATAGGAATGTCagtattattatgtttttaatttatctaacTCCAGAAATATTTGGGACCAATAAATGTAGAATATTTGGTATTTACGGGATAAACGATGTAATCTGGCTCATCATTTATCCGTCATTTATCCAAATGCTCTATTAAGCATTTGGATAAATGACCCAATTATTTTGATCTGTTCCACttgctttaaaaattctcctTCAGCTTTAATCCACattgaatgtttctagtaaactatggaaaaaatgttgatgatAATAAGTAATAACTAGTAGTACCTAGTAAAATCTCTCAACAACGCTTCAGACAAATTATCACAATCAATGCAATGATACAGCCGATTAAATGGAGATAATTGTGCAAGATTAATGAAAGTTTTCCAATCTCTAGAGATGTGGACATAATTATGGTAAAAGCATAAACTCTGGGACACATCGTATTTGATTTTCATTAGGCTGagatatattttcaaagtaTTCTACAACCCTTTCAGATGGATGAGAAGTACAGTATCAGATCCTTGACATTCCTTACATTTTAGAGAGAGATCTGCATGCTTGTGTTTCTATACTAGTCAATTGTGAATTTCACGGGgaacatttaataaagaatttctgCACTCCTTTCTCAATATGAGCTGTCTCGTATGGTTATTTGTGAATGTAGGGTTCTACATTTACCGAAccattttttgctttttgtcGTCACCATTTACTAGGACATGGTTGGTCGAGATATTTTGTGGATGTAGTACTTAcgaattttcgaaaaatccCAGTCAAGTTATGCGTTCCATATCATAATTATGAGTTCATATTCGTATTAACTAATTGAGAAATTGTACCTTGCTAAGTGGTACCCATCTTGCTCTGTTTATGCTTTTTTTGGTACAGCAAACCTGGTTTTGGATACTGTTGTTTTCTTGGCAATAATAACACTTCAGCTGTACTTCCATTATCTTCCTATGACGAAAGAATGCAGAATATGAGAGCGATCTTTTCTTTATACAAGTTAACAAAgaatacatcattggaaagaaaatatcaattaCATTACACGATGATCATTCGATATCTCGATATAGAGAAAAACTTGTTGTCAGTTTATCTTGCGTTGTACAACAGCAAACTTGCAAAGATATTAAATCGttctttatatatatataacatgTATTCGATATATCATTCATTCGATATATCGATATAGAGAAAAACTTGTTGTCAGTTTATCTTGCGTTGTACAACAGCAAACTTGCAAAGATATTACATCGttctttatatatatatatataacatgTATAGTTATTGTCCATATCAATATAAGCACCACAATCCTCGTCCAAATCTTTACTCATAAATTACCTGGCCTCAAACATCAAGTGGTATTTACTTTGACCTCagaaaatttacataaacttatataaaaattgataagaaaGTTTAAAACTTTATGAGAAAACCGTGATAAAATATCTACTtatgaaattttatgaaattccACAGAAAACGCATCACATTTCAATAAAGCCACAAAAATATTGcgaaaaaatgaaacaatttttatttaaaaatttataaccaaGACAATACTGGGaaatttttaaccaaaatttgaaaggttgtagataaaaaacgccTTTAGATATCATtaagaaaagaatattaaacaatggtatatattcataaattttacGTTATTATATATGTTAATATCAACGTAAAAGTTATATACCTACTTACAGTAAGACATTGATGACCATTAAACTTGTCATAGGGATCAACTACCGTGACAAAAAAAGCTAGTTACGTAAAAAGAGGAGATTTCTAGTTCGTTAATGACGAAATCcaggaaaaaagaaatttgttttaaaatccaattgttctataaaaaaaaggaaaagaaaaagaaacaattaaaatttcttcacatcttcctttttttttgttctttacgATTCCGCTTTGGGTTTCTTTTAATAGCTTATACTGCCCTACAATCTACCACAGTTTCAAGTCGATAAAAGAAATCCGAACATTCTGTCACCTGTTTCGACCAAATGTTGTAGCATATGCACAGCGACCATGAGAGGTCACTTTCCCTTCGATTTAACCCACTCGAGAAAAGATAACAAAGTGCACCATAAATCCACCTTCTGGGTTCAGAATCagaatttatttcatatcttctcaatataaataatgttGATGGATTAACAAtgatctttttttgatttttttttatttacaatgaaTTTAAACTATTTGGATACACAAACTGTATGCAAAACATGGTTGGGAAAGTTCTAGTACTTAGATCAAGTTGAGCTATGACCAAACGAAGGGAAAGCAGACATCCAATAGCGCACTACTGGAACCGCGTGCTTTTTCAGACATCAACAACGATGGATGCAAAGTAGAACAGTTTCTGCGTTAAGGTGGGAATAAAGGATGTGGGGATAATCCTTTCACAGCAACCCGTCTATATAAGACTTTCAGATGTACAAGACCGAAACACTTACTGTCAAGTCTTTTTCGGggttttctttgtttttggGTTTCGGTGCGCGTTGATTGAAATGCAATTTTACACGGTAcgtttaaaatagttttttttaaaccctAAATTAGCTACAATTCTTATTGTTAAAGGTATACACCTTTGCAATCTTTGCAACAATCTTTCAAATTGTTCATGGAGGCATTTATGGTCATTACGATGTAGAAGGCTACGGAAACCCTGCTTATGGTCTTGGACATTATGGAGATGAATCGTCTTCAGCTAATGAAATTCACGCGGAAGCACCACAAGAAGATCATAGTCACGATGAAATCGTTGATTATcatgtaagtaattttaactTGGATATAGGTGAAAAAGGAAGTGTGTAATTGAGTGTGTACGATTGTTTCTGGGATTTGAAACAATcgtttagaaaaaaagaacaataGAATTGGATTAAATAGGAAGCTTTCTATGATTTATTAGATAATagggataaaataaaaaatttacacaAGTTTATACTGTTAAGAGATGAGGTCTTGGGAGAATAATTGTTTGATGTAGaaagttattataaaattcgTTGGAATCTTTCAATGTTTTTACGCGAGATtaatatgttataaatttttgaaaatagtgCGAAAAAAAACtactattaaaacaaaatgaaggaatgaatttttttcaatGAGCTTTTACTTTTAAGTTATGCAAGTTATTTTAGTTAACTACAAGAAATATCAACGCAAGCAAAAAGTGATCGCAAGCAGTGTTGATAATGATATGTATTTCATGTCAGTAGCATGTATGTTatacaaaaacatacaaaagatAAAGCCGGTTATTATGTATTTTACAGAGAAGGTTTAATTAGAAGGAATAGAAGGTTGTCAATTTAAAtatcgttaaaaaataatatcttatgAAATAAAACGGAAGTTActgtaagtaataaaaataaaattctgagCAAGCTGCTTAACTGTATTGATGAATTAGCTTTAAAACTACTGCTGATCAAGACTTATAGTGAGCTacaatcaaaatatctttaatccttataatcaaaaaatgctGCATGATTTATTTGCATTAACATTAGTTAATACTGCTTATGgcaattgttttaaatattgctAGAGACCTGTACGGTGTTGCAATACTTTACATCAGTAAGAGTACAACTTGGATAAGTGTTACAAGCAGATTCAACTAAAATTCtgataaatatcattttttgaaatacagGTTACacgaattttaattttgtctaaGGTGGTGATTTTTGTcgtaaatacaaaattatactatatatactatatactatatatatatatactatatactatatatatatatatactatatacTATATACTATATATACTAAACATTAATTAGATATTAACTCATTAGTACAACAAACTGAAAGCTTTTTCTTGACGTCTCAACCGTTTGTAATGTTGTTTAGGACTTAAAGTCTAATTTTTGTATGCTTTGTGGAAGATTCAAAGCTTGCTAGTAGTTCTCAATTTATCTATCCAGCATCttataatacaataaatcaGGAATATATGTTGCAGTGTTCCTTGTGATCTGGCTCGTATTGTCGAGGATTTGGAAGACGTCACTGTTCATGACTCTTGAAGAATTTACTAATAGCCTAACCAACGGTGTCTATTTCCATTTTTACAATACTAAGGGATATCGACAATGCTCCAGAACACTTTGCTTTGATATCGTTGGATACTTCTAAATTGCTCTTACCAGCACAACCCCACAGCTGTATTGTAAATCTCCATACGAGCTTGagaatttgtttatataaatatagttTGCTATGTATTGACAGGGTGAAGTTTCGTCTAAGCTTTTAGGACAGTTGGAAACGTGTCCTGCAAAAAACCAGGAGCAACACAAACCGTTAGAACAGCTGCAAACATCGATGCAATCCAACCTTCAATTTGGCAATCTCCTAAGCGCTTTGCTTCAAAACATGTGCCTGCCCTCGGGTTGTCAGATCGTTCAACTCGTCAAAAACTTCATGATTATCTACACTTTCATCCATATAAAATGATAGTCGCACGGCATGCGAAACGTCCCTTGAGAATTTGCTTGTAGATGCAGTTGTGTGGTTTTGTGATGAAGCTCATTTCAACATCTCAGATTgtacaaaatacaaaatatgaGGTTTTGTGGCCACATTTGGCATTTTTTCTGCCAGCTCTTGAAAATTTTGCTGTTGGCAAAGTATGGTTATAGCAACATAGGGCGATAgagattttctctttaaaacagTTTGAAATCAAATATCTCAtgttagttttttaattttttacctttgaaaaaagaaagttttttctgAAGGCTCGATCTGAGATATAAGACTTCAGCAATTGTGAAGACTGGCTTGCTTAATTTGTAATGAAGTTCCTCGTGTCGCAATCTATCAAACACCTGAGGTACATCTAGGAATACAGTGGA
Proteins encoded in this region:
- the LOC111428959 gene encoding cuticle protein 7-like, which codes for MQFYTVYTFAIFATIFQIVHGGIYGHYDVEGYGNPAYGLGHYGDESSSANEIHAEAPQEDHSHDEIVDYHAHPQYHYDYAVHDLHTHDIKSQWETRDGDKVKGEYTLLEADGSKRVVQYTADNHNGFNAVVKTVKGGY